CGGCACCTTGTTTATTTTTCCTTGCGGAAAATCAAGCTGAATTGATGGAGTTGATTGGAAACATAGGCGTATGGGTAACCGAACGGATAGAGCCTCAACGATTTATCATACCAGATTTTGTAGCCTCGAAACCGTAGGTTCTCAATATCCGCAAGAGTCTCTACAACATCAGCGTGAATCATGTTGTGAGATTTTTCTGTTGGTTGAAGATCTTTACAGAAAACAATAACGTACCCTTTCGGTTTGAGGTACGCTGTGGCTTGGACAAGCACCGCCTTCAGTGATTCGTAGAACTGCGACGGCGGCATATTGCCCAAGTCATCAGGGCTATCTGTGAAAGGCGTTGGACTATCATCTCTTTTTTTCTTTTTTCGTTCGCCACTGCGCTTCCGAGAAAGCATGTCACTGTAGGGCGGATCGGTCAGAACCAGATCAAACGGTTCCGCCGCCCCTAACAGATTCTCCAAATCCCTGGCATCTCCACAAAGGAACGGCTGCGCTTCCAAGCCAAGTTCAGCGGAGGCTTGACGGTAAATCTCAAGATATTCACGCGAGAGATCGATCCCAACCCCATCCCTGCCTGCCATTGAACACGCTAGCAACGTGCCACCGACCCCAACAAACGGATCTAAGACACGGCCCCCTTTCTTCGTAAAAAACTCAATCAGACGTTTCATCAGGGCAGGTGGTTTTGGCGAAGGGTGCTGCTTCCGAATACTGTGGGCATCAGCTTGGGAGCCGCTGGTTGGATAGTATGTATCCCAAACGGGAGCGGAGGCAATTGCCCATTCCTCTTCAGACAGATTGTTGAGCTTTCCCACATTGTATTCGTCCCCTTCCAATTCCACGGAGTTGAGGAAATATGTCCACTCGCTGCCGGAGAGATCGTTGAGCGGATTTCGCGGGTCGTAACGCCCTTTTGGCTCCTTTTCTTCACTTTTTGGCTGCGATCGTTTTGGGAGCGTCCTTACTTCAAGGTGAAACAACAATTCCTGTACACGGTTGTCTAAGGTGGGTTGAGCTCCATGAGAATTGCTTTTGAATCGCCGGTAGTCAATGGAAGAATCGCAGCGAGGTTTGCCTCGAAGGGAGAGGATAGACATCACCTCATCGCGCGACAGAATCCCTTCGTTGTTGTAACTCACCAGAATATGTCGTGCGTCTGCCTTCTCTATCAGATCTTGGAACGCCTGATAACAACCCGATTTGGAGCAGTACGCCGATTTTTCATTCTTGTCATAGTTTCGCAGCCCCGTTTTTCCATGAAGTGCAGGGGTATCATACCGCGCAACTGTCTCCAACAGGTGATAACTGGTAATATATTGACGGGTGTTGTACGGGGGGTCAAGATAGAGGACATCGCACCGAATATCTTCAATCAACCGGTTTGCCTCCTGCCGGAATACTTGATGCGACATATCTGACCGAATAATCTCAGCCGGAACCATGGGCAAATCTTTGTAAGTCCGTGGGTCCCAGTGCTTCAGATACGCTCCATAGGTGCCAGAAATGTTGGCGACCTTTGATGTCGCCTCCAACAACGGTAGGAGCAGCAGATAAAACTCGTTTTCCGTAATCTCACCCGCATCGCGCCACTGTTGAATCTGTTGGCGGATCGCGTCAATCTTCTGTCCATTGCTATCCGACAAGTATTGCCGACCGTATTCGTTATTCCCTGACGGACAGTAGTTGTGAAAAATAAACCCTTTCTTGCCGGGTAGGCAATTCAACCAAGCTACCACCTTATGGTATGGTGAAAGATTAGCAAATAGGCTATCACCGTGTACATCACCGAGTGTTTCGACAATACCAGTAAATTTGGGTGCCTCGTTATTGGCAATCAGCGCCTGCTGAAAGGCGTAGGAGAGTTCGAGGAGATCGTTGGAGATAATCCGAAATCCTCGACGTTTGAAGTGCGCTGCGACGCACGCTGTTCCAGCGAACAGGTCACAAAATATCCCCTCCTTAACCCCTAGCTTGTCAACTACCTCTTCAATATGGGATAACAGGTTCAATTTACTGCCGATGTAGCGCATAAGCCACCTGCGTCTGGTTGGTTCAAACTATCATACACTTCTGTATTTAACACTCAACGTCTTTCCCTTCACTCCCAAACACTTCCAGTCGTTCCTCAGTGTCAATACTTCCGGTGCTTTCAGGGCAATAATGGAATTGCAACGCTCGACGCCGCAAGTTTGATCGATTCGCAGGCGTGCCGTGATGCAACAAGCCATGCCAGAGCAGACAGCCTCCTGCCTTGAGCGGTACCATCACCTCACGGTTTACAGGGACATGCGTATCACATATCTGCCAATCACGCCTGTGGAAATGTACCATAGGTCCCTCTCTATGAGAACCGGGGATGACGTGCATACATCCATTTTCAGGTGTCGCTTCGTCCAGTGCAATCCAAGCAGCGACGACCGGCGTATCCAACGGCAAATTGAAGTAGGCACAGTCCTGATGCCACGGCTTCTCTGAACCGATGTGTGGCGGTTTAATCAGTCCCATATCTTGGAACAGTCTGGGTGTGTCCTCAATCAGGCGTTGAACGACAGTCATTAGTCCTTCATGCTCGGATATCGCTTTCAGACGCGGTTCAAAGTTCACAAAGGTGGCAATCTTGCGGATGATATCGCGTCTCTCTTTTGCGGGTAACTCCGACCTATATCTGACCAGTGTCGGTTCATATTGGATACCCCTGTAATCTGGATTTTTCCCATCCATCAGGTAGAGCATTCCATCTAATGTCTCGCGCACCTCTTCTGGGCTAAACGCATCGTGGATAACTAGATATCCGTGTTCGTGGAAAAACTGCACAGCCGTATCCGTTACCGCTTCAAAACCACCCCAAATCCCCTCCGCAACCGAATCGAATTGAAAAAGCTCTTCTGGATATAGAATCGCTTGGGCAGCTTTGAGTGAGTCTTCATCTATAGATTTCAGCACTTTATAACCTCCTACGTTAAATTCGTGACAAATCAAGCTGTATGCACTGTCAAAACCCCAGTAGCTGAACCTCCATCTCCAGATCGACGCCTCTTTCCTGTTTGACGTGATCTTGGATATGACGGACGAGCGATAGCACATCGTGAGCGGTTGCATTGTCGAGATTGAGGATAAAATTCCCGTGGATTTTAGATACCTCTGCTCCACCGATCCGATGCCCCTTCAGACCGCATTCATCAATCAATTTTCCAGCAGAATGACCGGGTGGATTCTTGAACATACACCCTGCGTTCTCCTCGGCAAAGGGTTGGCTCGTGATCTTCTGGTTATAGAGATCCTGCATGAGGTCGTCAACCTCCTGCGGATCGCCGGGAATCAGTGTAAGCGTTGCTCCCGTCACGCAGAAGTAGGTTTTCAGTCCACTATGACGATAACTAAACCCTGCGTCATCACGGCTGATATCCATTAACTTGCCCTCGGCTGTCATTACCTGTACACGCTCGATCAAATCCCCGAAGCTGCTGCCCCAAGCACCTGCATTCATAATCAGTGCACCACCGACAGATCCCGGAATCCCGAGCGCGAACTCGACGCCGCTCAATCCGTGGCCTGCCGCCATTTTCGACAGCCGTGGTAGGGAAACACCCGCGCCTACGTCAACACGATTCTCAGTAAATTCAAGCCGATTAAATTCGCCGATTAATCGGATGACAATCCCCGGATATCCGGCGTCATTAACGAGCAGATTTGACCCTCGCCCAATGATGGCAACCGGCACACTACTACGCTTTTGCAGCTGTGCCACATACGCCAATTCGTCGATTGTGCTCACTTCAAAATACGCCGCAGCATTACCGCCTATTCCAAAGTAGTTGTGTTTACTAAGTGGTTCATCGAAGCGTAGTTTGGACGGGTTGTTTCCGTTTTGGGTAAGGGACGCGAGCTCTTCTTTCCAACCCATTTTAATTCCTTATCATTGCCTTAGCTCGGATAAATAATGTGTGAATTTCGTGGAATTATCAG
Above is a genomic segment from Candidatus Poribacteria bacterium containing:
- a CDS encoding DNA adenine methylase, with protein sequence MRYIGSKLNLLSHIEEVVDKLGVKEGIFCDLFAGTACVAAHFKRRGFRIISNDLLELSYAFQQALIANNEAPKFTGIVETLGDVHGDSLFANLSPYHKVVAWLNCLPGKKGFIFHNYCPSGNNEYGRQYLSDSNGQKIDAIRQQIQQWRDAGEITENEFYLLLLPLLEATSKVANISGTYGAYLKHWDPRTYKDLPMVPAEIIRSDMSHQVFRQEANRLIEDIRCDVLYLDPPYNTRQYITSYHLLETVARYDTPALHGKTGLRNYDKNEKSAYCSKSGCYQAFQDLIEKADARHILVSYNNEGILSRDEVMSILSLRGKPRCDSSIDYRRFKSNSHGAQPTLDNRVQELLFHLEVRTLPKRSQPKSEEKEPKGRYDPRNPLNDLSGSEWTYFLNSVELEGDEYNVGKLNNLSEEEWAIASAPVWDTYYPTSGSQADAHSIRKQHPSPKPPALMKRLIEFFTKKGGRVLDPFVGVGGTLLACSMAGRDGVGIDLSREYLEIYRQASAELGLEAQPFLCGDARDLENLLGAAEPFDLVLTDPPYSDMLSRKRSGERKKKKRDDSPTPFTDSPDDLGNMPPSQFYESLKAVLVQATAYLKPKGYVIVFCKDLQPTEKSHNMIHADVVETLADIENLRFRGYKIWYDKSLRLYPFGYPYAYVSNQLHQFSLIFRKEK
- a CDS encoding phytanoyl-CoA dioxygenase family protein, giving the protein MLKSIDEDSLKAAQAILYPEELFQFDSVAEGIWGGFEAVTDTAVQFFHEHGYLVIHDAFSPEEVRETLDGMLYLMDGKNPDYRGIQYEPTLVRYRSELPAKERRDIIRKIATFVNFEPRLKAISEHEGLMTVVQRLIEDTPRLFQDMGLIKPPHIGSEKPWHQDCAYFNLPLDTPVVAAWIALDEATPENGCMHVIPGSHREGPMVHFHRRDWQICDTHVPVNREVMVPLKAGGCLLWHGLLHHGTPANRSNLRRRALQFHYCPESTGSIDTEERLEVFGSEGKDVEC
- the murB gene encoding UDP-N-acetylmuramate dehydrogenase, which produces MGWKEELASLTQNGNNPSKLRFDEPLSKHNYFGIGGNAAAYFEVSTIDELAYVAQLQKRSSVPVAIIGRGSNLLVNDAGYPGIVIRLIGEFNRLEFTENRVDVGAGVSLPRLSKMAAGHGLSGVEFALGIPGSVGGALIMNAGAWGSSFGDLIERVQVMTAEGKLMDISRDDAGFSYRHSGLKTYFCVTGATLTLIPGDPQEVDDLMQDLYNQKITSQPFAEENAGCMFKNPPGHSAGKLIDECGLKGHRIGGAEVSKIHGNFILNLDNATAHDVLSLVRHIQDHVKQERGVDLEMEVQLLGF